One Manihot esculenta cultivar AM560-2 chromosome 6, M.esculenta_v8, whole genome shotgun sequence DNA segment encodes these proteins:
- the LOC110616777 gene encoding uncharacterized protein LOC110616777 isoform X1 — MERNSNITMEQLDMQNQFGYSARESGHEGFAASQAFLIDPISSRSANVRLPDLNVSEVKPVLNYSIQTGEEFALEFMRDRVNLKKPLIPSALADPNHASNHMELKSILSTTHTGSESSYASTLPLAEKGSKGIERTNLSLYEGRSDYGSVHSVPQTSSEHDIQQFLHGFTSDSSSTKMKLLCSFGGTILPRPSDGKLRYVGGETHIICISKDISWEELERKTLAIYTQPHVIKYQLPGEDLDALVSVSCDEDLQNMMEEWNEVEGREASQKLRMFLFSMSDLEDAQFGLGSLEGDSDIQYVVAVNGMDLGLRKSSIVHGLASSSRNNLNELDVLNVDRETSRVAAVSIGVSTSTLPSTFQSAQLVHQNLSSAYETNPQFSHGQMMEYRVSQQFVAHYPNNSSNYSPNEEIPYSTSLHGLMNQGGLNRGKSYGSLHEQNSQTLAKEEKRKLDGSVQHEVGIEKTRPLEKAVPVDEISVSVSAQEDLHSLPSKNDSNQCESEKTSSSVDVINQVQISKSSENDQCSLSCTFGLSGSDSVSNLIDLSYHEPSLPTQRIYCSERIPREQAELMNRLSKSDDSLGSLFLISHSSSNITEHKSIRESAENLIQSDPDLHTEHSMPTVKPLHIDPQQTNNELAQPQKYKVFADAASEMNKMLLDSHDVLQSGFKLAVPNDVDDKDSANREAMLNADHDDTAGNQENLLIEETGESRSGNPAASQVTYLVHHKDPLTDTLGPKLSEITGKDFAGNDLGHSQPFSQKESSANDIPQGIHPVGISARKQADVSIDINDRFPHDFFSEIFPRGILTEERVGVTPMHKDGAGISVIMENHEPKHWSYFQKLAQEEFVQKDVSLIDQDLLSTPLLAKAKDGDQKTHLFAHLTEDPVSMDHKHSHSQLNFGKDSNKESIPGTGGADSTVHSDFGYSQVKGSKNMQFGAMVENLKSPESPYEVVQLENRNIGLPPINPSLVDFDISALQQFINNEDLEELRELGSGTFGTVYHGKWRGSDVAIKRLKKICFTGRSSEQERLTIEFWREAEILSKLHHPNVVAFYGVVKDGPGGTLATVAEFMVDGSLRHVLLKKDRYLDRRKRLLIAMDAAFGMEYLHSKNIVHFDLKCDNLLVNLKDPHRPICKVGDFGLSKIKRNTLVSGGVRGTLPWMAPELLHGSSNKVSEKVDVFSFGIVLWEILTGEEPYANMHYGAIIGGIVNNTLRPAIPNFCDPDWKRLMEQCWAPNPAARPSFTEIARRLRIMSTAASQTKGHGHKPSKS; from the exons ATGGAGAGGAATTCAAACATCACAATGGAACAATTGGATATGCAAAATCAATTTGGATACAGTGCCAGGGAATCAGGACATGAAGGATTTGCTGCATCTCAAGCATTTTTAATAGACCCTATAAGCAGCAGAAGTGCTAATGTGAGACTTCCTGACCTAAATGTATCAGAAGTTAAACCTGTACTTAATTACTCCATACAGACAGGTGAGGAGTTTGCTCTTGAATTTATGCGTGATCGAGTTAATCTTAAGAAGCCTCTCATCCCAAGTGCTCTAGCTGAtcctaatcatgcatcaaaTCATATGGAGCTAAAAAGTATTTTAAGCACTACTCATACAGGGTCTGAAAGTTCATATGCTTCAACGCTCCCTTTAGCAGAGAAAGGTTCAAAAGGAATTGAGAGAACAAACTTGTCTTTATATGAAGGGAGAAGCGACTATGGGTCAGTCCATTCAGTTCCACAAACTTCATCAGAACATGACATTCAACAATTTCTACATGGTTTTACCTCTGATAGCTCATCTACAAAGATGAAGCTGCTCTGCAGCTTTGGCGGTACGATACTGCCTCGTCCTAGTGATGGAAAGCTCAGGTATGTTGGGGGTGAAACACACATTATATGTATATCAAAGGATATTTCGTGGGAAGAGCTTGAGCGGAAAACCTTAGCAATTTATACCCAACCTCATGTGATAAAATATCAGCTTCCTGGAGAGGATCTTGATGCATTGGTTTCTGTTTCATGTGATGAGGATCTGCAGAATATGATGGAGGAATGGAATGAAGTTGAAGGTAGAGAAGCATCACAAAAACTTAGAATGTTTCTGTTCTCCATGAGTGATTTGGAGGATGCTCAGTTTGGCTTGGGCAGTTTGGAGGGTGATTCTGATATTCAGTATGTAGTTGCAGTTAATGGCATGGACTTGGGATTAAGAAAAAGCTCAATTGTACATGGTTTGGCAAGCTCTTccagaaataatttaaatgagcTAGATGTATTAAATGTTGACAGGGAGACAAGTAGAGTAGCAGCTGTCTCTATTGGGGTCAGTACTTCAACTTTGCCTAGCACTTTCCAATCTGCTCAACTGGTTCATCAGAATTTATCCAGTGCATATGAAACCAACCCACAATTTTCTCATGGCCAAATGATGGAATATAGAGTTTCCCAGCAATTTGTGGCGCACTATCCCAACAATTCTTCTAATTACTCCCCTAATGAAGAAATTCCCTATTCAACCTCCCTTCATGGGCTTATGAATCAAGGAGGCTTGAATCGAGGGAAGTCATATGGCAGTCTTCATGAGCAGAATTCACAGACATTAGCAAAGGAAGAAAAGAGAAAACTTGATGGTTCAGTTCAACATGAGGTTGGTATTGAAAAAACTCGTCCCCTAGAAAAGGCTGTTCCAGTTGATGAAATATCAGTCAGTGTTTCTGCACAAGAAGATCTCCATTCTCTGCCCTCAAAAAATGATTCTAATCAATGTGAATCTGAAAAGACCTCTTCTTCTGTAGATGTCATTAATCAGGTGCAGATATCTAAATCAAGTGAAAATGATCAATGTTCCCTATCTTGTACATTTGGTTTGAGCGGTTCTGATTCTGTTTCTAATTTGATAGACTTGAGCTATCATGAACCATCCCTACCTACTCAGAGGATATATTGTTCAGAAAGAATACCCCGGGAACAAGCAGAGCTGATGAATAGGTTATCAAAATCTGATGATTCACTTGGTTCTCTGTTTCTTATTTCTCATTCTAGTTCCAATATTACTGAGCATAAGTCAATTAGAGAATCTGCTGAAAACCTTATTCAAAGTGATCCGGATCTCCATACTGAACACTCCATGCCAACTGTAAAACCATTGCATATAGATCCTCAACAGACCAACAATGAGCTTGCCCAACCCCAGAAGTACAAGGTGTTTGCAGATGCAGCTTCTGAGATGAATAAGATGCTTTTGGATTCTCATGATGTTTTGCAGAGTGGGTTCAAGCTAGCAGTTCCAAATGATGTGGATGATAAAGATTCTGCAAACAGAGAAGCTATGCTTAATGCTGACCATGATGACACTGCAGGTAACCAGGAAAATCTCCTGATTGAAGAAACTGGAGAATCAAGATCTGGAAATCCTGCAGCATCCCAAGTAACTTATCTTGTGCACCACAAGGATCCTCTGACTGATACTCTGGGGCCTAAACTTAGTGAGATAACAGGAAAAGATTTTGCAGGTAATGATCTTGGACATTCTCAGCCATTTTCTCAAAAAGAGAGCTCAGCTAATGATATTCCTCAAGGAATACACCCTGTTGGTATTTCAGCAAGAAAACAGGCAGACGTCAGCATAGATATTAATGATAGATTCCCtcatgattttttttctgaaatatTCCCCAGAGGGATACTTACTGAGGAGAGGGTAGGTGTTACTCCAATGCACAAAGATGGAGCTGGCATCAGTGTGATCATGGAAAATCATGAGCCTAAGCACTGgtcatattttcaaaaattggcACAAGAAGAGTTCGTTCAGAAAGATGTTTCTCTTATCGATCAGGATCTTCTAAGTACTCCTTTACTAGCAAAAGCAAAAGATGGAGATCAGAAGACACATCTTTTTGCACATTTGACAGAAGATCCAGTTTCAATGGACCACAAACATTCCCACTCCCAGCTTAATTTTGGTAAAGACAGCAATAAAGAAAGCATACCAGGAACAGGAGGAGCTGACTCCACAGTTCATTCGGATTTTGGTTATTCCCAGGTGAAAGGCAGTAAAAATATGCAGTTTGGTGCTATGGTGGAGAACTTAAAATCTCCAGAATCACCATATGAG GTTGTGCAGTTGGAAAACAGGAACATTGGCCTGCCTCCTATTAATCCATCTCTTGTAGATTTTGACATCAGTGCATTGCAG CAGTTCATAAACAATGAAGATCTTGAAGAGCTGAGGGAACTAGGTTCTGGCACTTTTGGAACTGTATATCATGGAAAATGGAGGGGATCAGATGTTGCCATTAAGAGGCTTAAGAAGATTTGTTTCACTGGTCGATCATCAGAGCAAGAGAGATTG ACTATAGAATTTTGGCGGGAAGCTGAAATTCTGTCAAAGCTTCACCATCCAAATGTAGTTGCATTTTATGGTGTGGTGAAAGATGGGCCTGGCGGGACGTTAGCTACTGTGGCAGAGTTCATGGTTGATGGTTCTCTTAGGCATGTCTTACTCAAGAAGGACAG GTATCTGGATCGTCGCAAGAGGCTCCTAATAGCTATGGATGCTGCATTTGGAATGGAGTATCTGCACTCAAAGAACATTGTGCATTTTGATTTGAAATGTGACAACTTGCTTGTGAACCTAAAAGATCCCCACCGACCAATCTGCAAG GTTGGTGATTTTGGACTGTCAAAAATTAAACGAAATACATTGGTATCTGGAGGTGTGCGTGGAACTCTTCCATGGATGGCACCAGAGCTGCTACATGGTAGTAGCAACAAGGTCTCGGAAAAG GTTGACGTTTTCTCCTTTGGAATTGTCCTATGGGAGATTCTCACTGGTGAGGAACCATATGCCAACATGCACTATGGTGCCATCATAG GTGGAATTGTAAATAATACTTTGAGACCAGCCATTCCGAATTTCTGTGATCCTGACTGGAAAAGGTTGATGGAGCAGTGTTGGGCCCCTAATCCTGCAGCCAGGCCTTCCTTCACAGAAATTGCCAGACGTCTGCGCATAATGTCTACAGCAGCTAGCCAAACCAAAGGACATGGCCACAAGCCATCAAAGTCATGA
- the LOC110616777 gene encoding uncharacterized protein LOC110616777 isoform X2: MERNSNITMEQLDMQNQFGYSARESGHEGFAASQAFLIDPISSRSANVRLPDLNVSEVKPVLNYSIQTGEEFALEFMRDRVNLKKPLIPSALADPNHASNHMELKSILSTTHTGSESSYASTLPLAEKGSKGIERTNLSLYEGRSDYGSVHSVPQTSSEHDIQQFLHGFTSDSSSTKMKLLCSFGGTILPRPSDGKLRYVGGETHIICISKDISWEELERKTLAIYTQPHVIKYQLPGEDLDALVSVSCDEDLQNMMEEWNEVEGREASQKLRMFLFSMSDLEDAQFGLGSLEGDSDIQYVVAVNGMDLGLRKSSIVHGLASSSRNNLNELDVLNVDRETSRVAAVSIGVSTSTLPSTFQSAQLVHQNLSSAYETNPQFSHGQMMEYRVSQQFVAHYPNNSSNYSPNEEIPYSTSLHGLMNQGGLNRGKSYGSLHEQNSQTLAKEEKRKLDGSVQHEVGIEKTRPLEKAVPVDEISVSVSAQEDLHSLPSKNDSNQCESEKTSSSVDVINQVQISKSSENDQCSLSCTFGLSGSDSVSNLIDLSYHEPSLPTQRIYCSERIPREQAELMNRLSKSDDSLGSLFLISHSSSNITEHKSIRESAENLIQSDPDLHTEHSMPTVKPLHIDPQQTNNELAQPQKYKVFADAASEMNKMLLDSHDVLQSGFKLAVPNDVDDKDSANREAMLNADHDDTAGNQENLLIEETGESRSGNPAASQVTYLVHHKDPLTDTLGPKLSEITGKDFAGNDLGHSQPFSQKESSANDIPQGIHPVGISARKQADVSIDINDRFPHDFFSEIFPRGILTEERVGVTPMHKDGAGISVIMENHEPKHWSYFQKLAQEEFVQKDVSLIDQDLLSTPLLAKAKDGDQKTHLFAHLTEDPVSMDHKHSHSQLNFGKDSNKESIPGTGGADSTVHSDFGYSQVKGSKNMQFGAMVENLKSPESPYEVVQLENRNIGLPPINPSLVDFDISALQFINNEDLEELRELGSGTFGTVYHGKWRGSDVAIKRLKKICFTGRSSEQERLTIEFWREAEILSKLHHPNVVAFYGVVKDGPGGTLATVAEFMVDGSLRHVLLKKDRYLDRRKRLLIAMDAAFGMEYLHSKNIVHFDLKCDNLLVNLKDPHRPICKVGDFGLSKIKRNTLVSGGVRGTLPWMAPELLHGSSNKVSEKVDVFSFGIVLWEILTGEEPYANMHYGAIIGGIVNNTLRPAIPNFCDPDWKRLMEQCWAPNPAARPSFTEIARRLRIMSTAASQTKGHGHKPSKS, encoded by the exons ATGGAGAGGAATTCAAACATCACAATGGAACAATTGGATATGCAAAATCAATTTGGATACAGTGCCAGGGAATCAGGACATGAAGGATTTGCTGCATCTCAAGCATTTTTAATAGACCCTATAAGCAGCAGAAGTGCTAATGTGAGACTTCCTGACCTAAATGTATCAGAAGTTAAACCTGTACTTAATTACTCCATACAGACAGGTGAGGAGTTTGCTCTTGAATTTATGCGTGATCGAGTTAATCTTAAGAAGCCTCTCATCCCAAGTGCTCTAGCTGAtcctaatcatgcatcaaaTCATATGGAGCTAAAAAGTATTTTAAGCACTACTCATACAGGGTCTGAAAGTTCATATGCTTCAACGCTCCCTTTAGCAGAGAAAGGTTCAAAAGGAATTGAGAGAACAAACTTGTCTTTATATGAAGGGAGAAGCGACTATGGGTCAGTCCATTCAGTTCCACAAACTTCATCAGAACATGACATTCAACAATTTCTACATGGTTTTACCTCTGATAGCTCATCTACAAAGATGAAGCTGCTCTGCAGCTTTGGCGGTACGATACTGCCTCGTCCTAGTGATGGAAAGCTCAGGTATGTTGGGGGTGAAACACACATTATATGTATATCAAAGGATATTTCGTGGGAAGAGCTTGAGCGGAAAACCTTAGCAATTTATACCCAACCTCATGTGATAAAATATCAGCTTCCTGGAGAGGATCTTGATGCATTGGTTTCTGTTTCATGTGATGAGGATCTGCAGAATATGATGGAGGAATGGAATGAAGTTGAAGGTAGAGAAGCATCACAAAAACTTAGAATGTTTCTGTTCTCCATGAGTGATTTGGAGGATGCTCAGTTTGGCTTGGGCAGTTTGGAGGGTGATTCTGATATTCAGTATGTAGTTGCAGTTAATGGCATGGACTTGGGATTAAGAAAAAGCTCAATTGTACATGGTTTGGCAAGCTCTTccagaaataatttaaatgagcTAGATGTATTAAATGTTGACAGGGAGACAAGTAGAGTAGCAGCTGTCTCTATTGGGGTCAGTACTTCAACTTTGCCTAGCACTTTCCAATCTGCTCAACTGGTTCATCAGAATTTATCCAGTGCATATGAAACCAACCCACAATTTTCTCATGGCCAAATGATGGAATATAGAGTTTCCCAGCAATTTGTGGCGCACTATCCCAACAATTCTTCTAATTACTCCCCTAATGAAGAAATTCCCTATTCAACCTCCCTTCATGGGCTTATGAATCAAGGAGGCTTGAATCGAGGGAAGTCATATGGCAGTCTTCATGAGCAGAATTCACAGACATTAGCAAAGGAAGAAAAGAGAAAACTTGATGGTTCAGTTCAACATGAGGTTGGTATTGAAAAAACTCGTCCCCTAGAAAAGGCTGTTCCAGTTGATGAAATATCAGTCAGTGTTTCTGCACAAGAAGATCTCCATTCTCTGCCCTCAAAAAATGATTCTAATCAATGTGAATCTGAAAAGACCTCTTCTTCTGTAGATGTCATTAATCAGGTGCAGATATCTAAATCAAGTGAAAATGATCAATGTTCCCTATCTTGTACATTTGGTTTGAGCGGTTCTGATTCTGTTTCTAATTTGATAGACTTGAGCTATCATGAACCATCCCTACCTACTCAGAGGATATATTGTTCAGAAAGAATACCCCGGGAACAAGCAGAGCTGATGAATAGGTTATCAAAATCTGATGATTCACTTGGTTCTCTGTTTCTTATTTCTCATTCTAGTTCCAATATTACTGAGCATAAGTCAATTAGAGAATCTGCTGAAAACCTTATTCAAAGTGATCCGGATCTCCATACTGAACACTCCATGCCAACTGTAAAACCATTGCATATAGATCCTCAACAGACCAACAATGAGCTTGCCCAACCCCAGAAGTACAAGGTGTTTGCAGATGCAGCTTCTGAGATGAATAAGATGCTTTTGGATTCTCATGATGTTTTGCAGAGTGGGTTCAAGCTAGCAGTTCCAAATGATGTGGATGATAAAGATTCTGCAAACAGAGAAGCTATGCTTAATGCTGACCATGATGACACTGCAGGTAACCAGGAAAATCTCCTGATTGAAGAAACTGGAGAATCAAGATCTGGAAATCCTGCAGCATCCCAAGTAACTTATCTTGTGCACCACAAGGATCCTCTGACTGATACTCTGGGGCCTAAACTTAGTGAGATAACAGGAAAAGATTTTGCAGGTAATGATCTTGGACATTCTCAGCCATTTTCTCAAAAAGAGAGCTCAGCTAATGATATTCCTCAAGGAATACACCCTGTTGGTATTTCAGCAAGAAAACAGGCAGACGTCAGCATAGATATTAATGATAGATTCCCtcatgattttttttctgaaatatTCCCCAGAGGGATACTTACTGAGGAGAGGGTAGGTGTTACTCCAATGCACAAAGATGGAGCTGGCATCAGTGTGATCATGGAAAATCATGAGCCTAAGCACTGgtcatattttcaaaaattggcACAAGAAGAGTTCGTTCAGAAAGATGTTTCTCTTATCGATCAGGATCTTCTAAGTACTCCTTTACTAGCAAAAGCAAAAGATGGAGATCAGAAGACACATCTTTTTGCACATTTGACAGAAGATCCAGTTTCAATGGACCACAAACATTCCCACTCCCAGCTTAATTTTGGTAAAGACAGCAATAAAGAAAGCATACCAGGAACAGGAGGAGCTGACTCCACAGTTCATTCGGATTTTGGTTATTCCCAGGTGAAAGGCAGTAAAAATATGCAGTTTGGTGCTATGGTGGAGAACTTAAAATCTCCAGAATCACCATATGAG GTTGTGCAGTTGGAAAACAGGAACATTGGCCTGCCTCCTATTAATCCATCTCTTGTAGATTTTGACATCAGTGCATTGCAG TTCATAAACAATGAAGATCTTGAAGAGCTGAGGGAACTAGGTTCTGGCACTTTTGGAACTGTATATCATGGAAAATGGAGGGGATCAGATGTTGCCATTAAGAGGCTTAAGAAGATTTGTTTCACTGGTCGATCATCAGAGCAAGAGAGATTG ACTATAGAATTTTGGCGGGAAGCTGAAATTCTGTCAAAGCTTCACCATCCAAATGTAGTTGCATTTTATGGTGTGGTGAAAGATGGGCCTGGCGGGACGTTAGCTACTGTGGCAGAGTTCATGGTTGATGGTTCTCTTAGGCATGTCTTACTCAAGAAGGACAG GTATCTGGATCGTCGCAAGAGGCTCCTAATAGCTATGGATGCTGCATTTGGAATGGAGTATCTGCACTCAAAGAACATTGTGCATTTTGATTTGAAATGTGACAACTTGCTTGTGAACCTAAAAGATCCCCACCGACCAATCTGCAAG GTTGGTGATTTTGGACTGTCAAAAATTAAACGAAATACATTGGTATCTGGAGGTGTGCGTGGAACTCTTCCATGGATGGCACCAGAGCTGCTACATGGTAGTAGCAACAAGGTCTCGGAAAAG GTTGACGTTTTCTCCTTTGGAATTGTCCTATGGGAGATTCTCACTGGTGAGGAACCATATGCCAACATGCACTATGGTGCCATCATAG GTGGAATTGTAAATAATACTTTGAGACCAGCCATTCCGAATTTCTGTGATCCTGACTGGAAAAGGTTGATGGAGCAGTGTTGGGCCCCTAATCCTGCAGCCAGGCCTTCCTTCACAGAAATTGCCAGACGTCTGCGCATAATGTCTACAGCAGCTAGCCAAACCAAAGGACATGGCCACAAGCCATCAAAGTCATGA